The proteins below are encoded in one region of Pleuronectes platessa chromosome 12, fPlePla1.1, whole genome shotgun sequence:
- the sec23ip gene encoding SEC23-interacting protein encodes MADRKTNNASNSGANLLFNAAPEFNFNLPFMPVSQASGSAVLSGEDSTEVGEEDSFLGQTSGNGPAASTFNYFSSPVTSSDPFASIGQSAYPPAALSAAPTAMGPVSAPSSIGMASPHQPSMGSHMNPATPAFGSAVYQSPMGRHTPPPTTMTPPPPAMQPQSHNPYRHTPTSSKASPYMPAPEVLPPMHTPQQNPYPLSSTPQSFPMSGPPFTRPPPTHMQGPPPPPTTAGAIVPAGPMMQYQYNVYEAVQPHWFYCKLVESKCVWLPFSIIDSLQLEETYNSVQPDPENVIVRTEGGRYDVQLYDRMRTSVYWEEEPTEVRRCSWFYKGDSDSRFIPYSEEFSEKLEAEYKKAVSTNQWHRRLEFPSGETIVMHNPKVIVQFQPSSIPDEWGTTQDGQTRPRVVKRGVDDDNDEVPDGELPKVDHLVFMVHGIGPVCDLRFRSMVECVDDFRSVSLKLLHSHFKKSVDEHAISRVEFLPVQWHTALHGDATGVDRRIKKITLPSTGRLRHFTNETLLDVLFYNSPTYCQTIMDTVALEINRLYALFLMRNPDYRGGISVSGHSLGSLILFDLLSNQKDGSLAAAMPVMHTSNGDAKQAAAPVTQESNAVAPPAVEQEVKEDEEECEDLSTMLENLGLSEYMSTFDEEKIDSESFLMCTAEDLKEMGIPLGPRKKITKFVQERLIKQAARQAAQEKKAEAKELSLVVAPPPAAEALPDAVLQKLPVGSTFSSIHVNYNYFEVGTGQVSVVYHGLDFEPMNFFALGSPIGMFLTVRGLENIEESYQLPTCKGFFNIYHPLDPVAYRIEPLIIPDLDLKPVLIPHHKGRKRLHLELKESLTRMGSDLKHGFITSLRSAWQTLNDFARAHTSSAQLQAELAMVANQIEEQEKQAEEEHKITEGPEPQREEEPQVKIGMLNGGNRIDYVLQEKPIESFNEYLFALQSHLCYWQSEDTALLILKEIYNTMGIHPEQLIH; translated from the exons AGGATTCCACTGAGGTCGGAGAAGAAGACAGCTTCCTGGGTCAGACATCAGGGAATGGGCCAGCCGCTTCTACATTCAACTATTTCTCCAGCCCCGTAACCAGCAGTGACCCGTTTGCCTCCATCGGTCAGTCGGCGTACCCGCCGGCGGCCCTGTCAGCTGCTCCGACAGCAATGGGGCCTGTTTCTGCTCCCAGCAGCATCGGCATGGCTTCACCACATCAACCATCTATGGGCTCACACATGAACCCCGCTACTCCAGCGTTCGGCAGCGCAGTTTACCAGAGCCCTATGGGACGtcacactcccccccccaccacaatGACCCCACCGCCTCCCGCGATGCAGCCGCAGAGTCATAACCCGTACAGACACACCCCCACCAGCAGCAAAGCCAGTCCTTATATGCCAGCTCCGGAGGTCCTGCCGCCTATGCACACACCACAGCAGAATCCTTACCCACTCAGCTCGACACCACAGTCATTCCCAATGTCAGGACCCCCATTCACAAGG CCTCCACCCACACATATGCAAGGGCCTCCGCCTCCACCCACCACTGCTGGAGCAATAGTCCCCGCAGGTCCCATGATGCAATACCAGTACAACGTCTATGAAGCTGTACAGCCTCATTGGTTCTACTGTAAACTAGTGGAGTCAAAATGTGTCTGGCTTCCCTTCAGCATCATCGACTCCCTTCAGCTCGAGGAGACGTACAACTCAG TTCAGCCAGATCCAGAAAATGTGATTGTGCGAACAGAAGGAGGACGTTATGACGTGCAGCTCTACGACCGCATGCGGACTTCAGTGTACTGGGAGGAGGAGCCGACAGAGGTCCGCCGCTGTAGCTGGTTCTACAAAGGGGATTCGGACAGTCGATTCATCCCTTACTCTGAAGAGTTTAGTGAGAAGCTGGAG GCAGAGTACAAGAAAGCTGTATCAACAAACCAGTGGCACCGTCGACTGGAGTTCCCATCAGGAGAAACCATTGTCATGCATAATCCAAAG GTGATTGTGCAGTTTCAGCCTTCCTCCATACCAGATGAGTGGGGCACAACTCAGGATGGACAGACCCGGCCCAGAGTAGTGAAGAGAGGGGTCGATGACGACAATGACGAAGTACCTGATG GCGAGCTCCCCAAGGTGGATCACCTGGTGTTCATGGTTCATGGAATCGGTCCAGTGTGTGACCTGAGGTTTAGGAGCATGGTTGAGTGTG TGGACGACTTCCGCAGCGTgtccctgaagctgctgcacagcCACTTTAAgaagtcggtggatgaacacgCCATCAGCAGGGTGGAGTTCCTACCTGTCCAGTGGCACACGGCTCTGCACGGAGACGCCACCGGGGTGGACAG gAGGATAAAGAAGATCACCCTGCCCAGCACTGGACGGTTACGTCACTTTACGAATGAGACTTTATTAGACGTGCTGTTCTACAACAGTCCCACGTACTGCCAGACCATCATGGACACAGTTGCCCTTGAGATTAATAGACTTTATGCTCTGTTCCTGATGAGGAACCCAGACTACAGAGGAGGAATATCAGTGTCTGGACACAGTTTAG GTTCACTGATTCTCTTCGACCTGCTTTCTAATCAGAAGGATGGCTCTCTTGCAGCAGCCATGCCAGTCATGCACACTTCTAATGGAGACGCCAAACAG GCGGCTGCCCCTGTTACACAGGAAAGTAATGCAGTCGCTCCTCCGGCTGTAGAACAGGAGGtcaaagaagatgaagaggagtgtGAAGATCTTTCTACTATGCTGGAAAATCTGGGCCTTTCCGAGTACATGAGCACCTTTGATGAGGAGAAGATTGACAGCGAATCTTTT CTCATGTGCACTGCTGAGGACCTGAAGGAGATGGGAATCCCACTGGGCCCCAGGAAAAAGATCACCAAGTTTGTCCAAGAAAGACTGATCAAGCAG GCTGCACGTCAGGCAGCCCAGGAGAAGAAAGCAGAAGCCAAAGAGCTCAGTCTGGTTGTGGCACCGCCTCCAGCAGCTGAAGCTCTCCCTGATGCCGTTCTACAGAAGCTTCCTGTTGGCAGCACTTTCTCCTCCATCCATGTCAACTACAATTACTTTGAAGTTGGTACTGGACAG GTGTCGGTGGTCTACCACGGTCTTGACTTTGAGCCAATGAATTTCTTCGCTTTGGGTTCTCCGATTGGCATGTTCCTGACAGTCCGAGGACTGGAGAACATCGAGGAGTCATACCAGCTGCCCACGTGCAAGGGATTCTTCAATATATACCATCCG TTGGACCCTGTGGCCTACAGGATCGAGCCCTTGATCATACCAGACCTGGACCTGAAGCCTGTTTTGATCCCTCATCACAAAGGAAGGAAGAGACTTCATCTCG AGCTGAAGGAGAGTCTCACCAGGATGGGCTCAGACCTGAAGCATGGTTTCATCACCTCCCTGAGGAGCGCCTGGCAGACGCTCAACGACTTCGCTCGCGCTCACACCTCGTCCGCCCAGCTTCAGGCCGAGCTGGCCATGGTGGCAAACCAGATTGAAGAACAGGAGAAGCAAGCGGAGGAGG AGCACAAGATCACAGAGGGCCCTGAGcctcagagagaagaggagccgCAGGTGAAGATCGGGATGTTGAACGGAGGGAATCGCATCGACTACGTGCTGCAGGAGAAGCCCATCGAGAGTTTCAACGAGTACCTGTTTGCCCTCCAGAGTCATCTCTGCTACTG gcAATCTGAAGACACTGCTCTGCTCATCCTCAAAGAGATCTACAACACCATGGGGATCCATCCAGAGCAACTCATACATTAA